The genomic window TGACCGAGCCGTAGAGGTGGCCGTCCTCGTTGGCGTTGGCGTCGATGGTGATGGTCCGCTGGGAGATCTGGGCCCCCAGGTTCTGCAGGTCGGCGCGGCGGGCTTCCTCGAGCTGGCGGAGCCGCTCGCGGTGCTTCTCGACGATCCGCAGGTTATGCGGCGTGGCGAAGGTGGCGAGGCCCTGGGGCAGCAGGTAGTTCCGGGCGAAGCCGGGACGGACCTTGACGAGCTCGCCGGTCTGGCCGACGTGGGTCACCGACCGGGTCAGCAGGACGGAGATGTGGCCGTCCTTCGCGCGGAGCGGATGGTTCTTGCGACGCTCCACGCCGGGCTGGCGCGGGGCCTCGGCGACCGCGGCCTTGGCGTGGGGGGCGTCGTGATGCTTCCCGGTCCCCTTCTTGGGGGAGGCCTTCTTGCTCTTGGGCTTGGTCTTGCCGCCCGCGGAGCTCGCTGACTTGGCCATGTGTGGGCCCTCTCGAATCGAAGCGTGAAGCGGGCGATGGGCCCCACCCAGGTACGAACCCCTTCGCGGACCGACCCTGACCCGTTCGACGATATCGCTTGGCACGCAGTGTAAGGAGAGTAACGATTTAAGCGGATCCGGCCTGCGGGGCCAAGCGGTGCGTTTGTGCGCCAGGCCCGGGGCCGGTCATCCTTCAGAACGGGATGTCGTCTTCTTCCTGCTCGGGCTCGACCGGAGGCCGGCTCGGGCGGGAACTCTGGGAGTAGCCGCCCCGCGTCGCGCCGGCGCCGTTGGGCGGGCCGGACGAACGCCTGGCGGGCTCGCGCGGGGGAGGGGCGGGGGCCGCCTCGTCGTCGCCGCTGCCGTAGTCGCCGCCGCCGCCCGAATCGGACCGCTTGGAGTCGAGGAACTGCACGCGATCGGCGTGGACGCGGATCTTCTCCCGCTTCTGGCCGGTCGTCTTGTCCTCCCAGGTATCCATCTTCAGGGAGCCTTCCACGTGGATCTGGCTCCCCTTGCGGAGGTACTGGCAGCAGTTCTCGGCGGCGCGATCCCACACGGTGACGTCGATGAACAGAGTCTCCTCGCGCCGGCCGCCTTCGCGATCGGTCCACCCGCGGCTGGTCGCCATGCGGAGCTCGGCCACGGCCGTGCCGCTGGGGGTGCGTCGCAGCTCGGGGTCGAACGTCAGTCGACCCATGAGAAACACCTTGTTCAGATCGGCCATCGCAGGGTTCCTTTCTCGACCGCGGATCCGCCGAACCCG from Aquisphaera giovannonii includes these protein-coding regions:
- a CDS encoding single-stranded DNA-binding protein, whose amino-acid sequence is MADLNKVFLMGRLTFDPELRRTPSGTAVAELRMATSRGWTDREGGRREETLFIDVTVWDRAAENCCQYLRKGSQIHVEGSLKMDTWEDKTTGQKREKIRVHADRVQFLDSKRSDSGGGGDYGSGDDEAAPAPPPREPARRSSGPPNGAGATRGGYSQSSRPSRPPVEPEQEEDDIPF
- the rplI gene encoding 50S ribosomal protein L9, with protein sequence MAKSASSAGGKTKPKSKKASPKKGTGKHHDAPHAKAAVAEAPRQPGVERRKNHPLRAKDGHISVLLTRSVTHVGQTGELVKVRPGFARNYLLPQGLATFATPHNLRIVEKHRERLRQLEEARRADLQNLGAQISQRTITIDANANEDGHLYGSVNADQIAAALKAEGFPVETENVRIEGPLKDLGFYTIRIVLGQDIESEAKLWVVPTHTEEHA